TCAACGAGTCCTTCATCTACGACATCCCGCCCGAGCTGCTGCCGGAGATCTCTGTGGAGTTCCTGGTGGTCGACTTCGACCGGACCACGAAGAACGAGGTGCTTGGCCGCCTGCTGCTGGGCCTGCacagccccgcctcctccggaGCCTCCCACTGGAGAGAGGTGTGTGAAAATCCCCGCAGGCAGATCTCCAAATGGCATAACCTGAGCGAGTActgagggggcggagcttcagAGAACCAGCTGACGCCAGCGGCCGACTGGGACTCGACCAGTGAAAAGCACTGGAAATATAGACTcagtgtacagtacacacacacacacacacacacacacacacacaaacacacacaactacaatacaaatatacacatatacacacacacacacacacacaactacaatacacatatacacatatacacacacacacacacacacacacaacgatgCACACATACAATtacatgtccacacacacaaatatatacaaacacacatatacacacacatacacacacaaacacacacatatacacatacataaacaaacacacacataaacatacacacagacaaaagacacatatcggcatacatatttatactacacacatgaatacatacagataaaacacacacacacacaaacacacacactctgttgtgGTCATTGTtaaactttctctctctatatatatattccctcTCTCTACATTTGCGAGTCACAGATTCTTTCTGATGTTTGTCAGATAGAATCATGACATCATCGCTCAGACTCCTCCCACCTgggaaggacaaagaaaagaagaacctCCCCCTTGCTGTTGTCGTCATGCCGTTCATCGCATGTCTGTCCgaacacaaaagaacaaagtgCAGAAGAAGAGCTGAGAGCTGCTGATGGCTGACTGACAGGAAGAAGATTTAAACCTCACTAACTGATTTGTCCAGTAGAGTAACTCGACCGCAAGGTCACATGGTCCACACGCTTCCACCAGCAGGCTCCGCCCTGCAGCAGAACGTACAactggttctgatggtccaggAGGTCCTGATAGttctgatggtcctgatggatcagatggttctgatggaTCAGATGGTGCAGATTGTccagatggttctgatggtccagatGGTCCAGACGGTTCTGATGGATCAGATGGCCCTAATGgctctgatggttctgatggttcagaTGATTCTGATGGTCCAGATGGTCCAGACAGTTCTGATGGATCAGATGGTCCTTATGgctctgatggttctgatggttcagaTGATTCTGATGGTCCAGATGGTCCAGACGGTTCTGATGGATCAGATGGTCCTGATGgctctgatggttctgatggtccagatGTCCCTGATGGATTTGATGGTCCAGACGGttctgatggtcctgatggctctgatggttctgatggtccagatgtccctgatggatctgatggtcGAGACGGTTctgatggatcagatggttctgatggtccagaCGGTTCTGATTGATCAGATGGTCCTGTTGgcactgatggttctgatggtccagatGTCCCTGCTGGATCTGATGGTCCAGACGGttctgatggtcctgatggatcagatggttctgatggtcctgatggttctgatggttctgatggtccagatgtccctgatggatctgatggtccagatgtccctgatggatctgatggtccagatggttctgatggtcctgatggttctgatggtccagatGTCCCTGATGAATCTGATGGTCCAGACGGttctgatggtcctgatggatcaggtggttctgatggtcctgatggttctgatggccCAGATGTccctgatggatctgatggtcCAGACGGttctgatggtcctgatggatctgatggtcctaatggttctgatggtccagatGTCCCTGATGGATCTGATGCTCCAGATGGCCCAGACAGttctgatggtcctgatggatctgatggtcCAGATGAATCTGATGGTCCAGACGGATCAGATGATTCTGATGGTCCAGACGGTTCTGATGGTCCAGACGGttctgatggtcctgatggatcaggtggttctgatggtcctgatggttctgatggccCAGATGTccctgatggatctgatggtcCAGACGGttctgatggtcctgatggatctgatggtcctaatggttctgatggtccagatGTCCCTGATGGATCTGATGCTCCAGATGGTCCAGACAGttctgatggtcctgatggatctgatggtcCAGATGAATCTGATGGTCCAGACGGATCAGATGATTCTGATGGTCCAGACGGTTCTGATGGTCCAGACGGttctgatggtcctgatggatcaggtggttctgatggtcctgatggttctgatggccCAGATGTccctgatggatctgatggtcCAGACGGttctgatggtcctgatggatctgatggtcctaatggttctgatggtccagatGTCCCTGATGGATCTGATGCTCCAGATGGTCCAGACAGttctgatggtcctgatggatctgatggtcCAGATGAATCTGATGGTCCAGACGGATCAGATGATTCTGATGGTCCAGACggttctgatggtccagatggatcagatggttctgatggtccagaGGGTTCTGATGATCCAGAGGGTccagatggttctgatggtccagatGGTTCTGTTGGTCCAGAGGGTCCAGATGGTCCTGatggtccagatggttcagaTGAGAGAGACTTGTACTTCACGATGATGTGGATTTAATCTGTGACTGACGCCTGtctcaggctccgcccacactgaCACCTGGCAACACACACGACACGTTACCACTCAGGtttaaacaggaagtagattgtctctggtgaaaagtcagagcagcaactgttactgacaggaagtgtttgtgacgttgagtcgtgactgatgagaaccaatcagaagacaacatggtgatgtcatcgtctacaaactaaaacactgaCATGGGACCAGCAGCGCCTTTATCCACAAGAAAAAACTCTgccaggcgtaaccatagcaacaagTGATgagatataaaataaaaaacgtgTCAGTTTGGGCAGAGCCTAGCTGAAGACGACTGTACATATTTAACTTTACGACTTTAGatgtaaaatatgtgtttgtaaCATCGATGCTTTGATATTTGATTTACAGTCTCCTCCTCTCGGGCTGGATTCAGAAAGTTCTTCTtcacctcagtggaaaaggtcatgaggtcaaaggtgtgaaggaggattcacaggactgTCGCCATGTGacagcgatatttaatgtgacacGTCATGAAAAAACTATAAACAAACTATAAACTGTAAATTATTCaatcagaagtagaagaagaagaagagtatgaatatgaaccaTTTAGATGTGATGTCAcggttgtcatggtgataaatATGAGTGACAGGTTATGTCGTCTACAAGATGTTTTTGTCGTTCGTCtgcagaaatgtgtagtttcaccgcGACCGTCACACGATGACGTGGTTTCGTGTCGGTGgagtcctgtgaatcctcctttaacCTTTGGCAttgtgaccttttccactgacgTCGAGGacaagacgacaggaaggacgatctgactccagcctcctcctgcagTGATTGGATCAGACAGCTGGTGGCACTGCAACAGCTGTTTGTGAAGATGAAACTAATGTTTAGATTAACGTTGTTCCAGCTGCAGATGTGTACAGATGTTTGCCGGTTTCCTTCCTGTCTGACGTCCTCAGAGCTTTAGTGTTTGAGCGCCCCCCGCTGTTCACCTGGATGCTAACCTCTGTGTTGGGTTTGTTAACACTCATTGGAcgtgcaaataaaaaagaacaaagtcaGCCATGACACCTGCGTCTGTCTCATTCACACCCTTACACAGTCCGTGTTTATACACGTCCTTTacactttttacatttatacaATCGTCTTTCTATACAGTCGCTGTTGGTCtccatatacagtcactgattgtctttataaacagtcattgatcgtctctAAATACAATCActgatagtctttatatacagtccgtgatcatctttatatatagtctctgatagtcattatatacagtcaatgatcgtctttatatatagtctctgatagtcattatatacagtcagtgatcatctttatatacagtcagtgatcatctttatatatagtctctgatagtcattatatacagtcagtgatggtctttatatacagtctctgatcgtctctatatacagtcactgatcgtctttatatacagtcagtgatcgtctttatatacagtcagtgatcgtctttatatacagtcagtgatcttctttatatacagtcgctgatcgtctttatatacagtcactgatcgtctttatatacagtcactgatcttctttatatacagtcgctgatcatctttatatacagtcactgatcgtctttatatagtcattgatcgtcttcatatacagtcggtgatcacACATGTGGATGGAAGCATACACAGTGAAATTCATTTGTGGGTCTTTAATTCCCCGACAGCGTGATTTATATAATGTTGAATTATAACGTTGAGGGTTTTACAGAAtaatgtttctctctgtctgaacTGTTCATGATGCAGTGACGTCAGCAGCTTCACATGGAAGAAATAAAGATTCAAGAAAACATCTGTTGAGCCATAAGTCACAGGGAAATGTGaaggcccctcccctcccctctcacacacacacacacgcacacacacgcacacacacacacacacacacacacacctggacctCCACACGCTGTTCTCTCTTCTCTGGATtattaaaagtatgaaaatatataacGTCGACGTAAATTGTCAGGATATGAATTGATGCTCTTGAGTTCATCACTCAGATTCAGTGTCACATTTCGCAGTCACTCGTTTTCCCGCGCGGCTGCTTCCGTGTTTTAAGGTCTCGCGGGAACATCACGCCGGACGCGACGCAAACTTTTAGCGCGAGTAGATTACGTACAAAGTGAAGGTAAAGACGTCACTGACGTCGGGCAACAGAAAAGGCGCGTCATTCGCTGGAGCTGAGCGAACTGGGCCTaaagctagcgtccaacttcctcgtcacttcctgtcatgctcctctccttcccccggTCGCGACACAAATATCAGCACGTGTCGTTCTGCTCACTGTCAGAGACGAAGGTTCGATGCTCCGTCTGAAGCAGGGACGATCTCAACGTTGACTGCGCGTCACGCGGAGATTTCACTCAAGTTCAGATGTTTCAACTTGAGCGGGCGACACAAAGACGTGAACGTTCACGCCTTCTTGTCGCGTCCCGGCATCAAGTCGGTGCGTCACCTACTCGCTCATCACGCGAAAAGCGTTTTTTATCGCAACAGTTTAACGGTGAGTTGGTAAGACCTGACGGcatcacagacaaacaacagacacattgaGCAGCACTGACGTCTCCTGAAGTCTCAGTTTGGGGGTCTCCATGCAGAGATTTCAATCATCTTTTCTGTGAGGATTTGATTATTCATATAAAAGTCAATCACGGCCTCGTCCTGGCCCCTGTAGGAGACCCCGCCCACACTGCAGAGCCCTGGGGTCCGGACCAGACGCCACAGTGAGGTCACAGACTGTGTTTCCACGGCAACTGTGACACGAGCCCATCGGTCAGCTGACATCATCACCAGGAGTCGGCCGCAGCCAGGCGCGTCCGTGGTGATGTCGCAGCTGGTCTGTGGTCGTGCATCGGTGTGAGAGACTCTGTGATTGGCCGATGGGAGATGTCAGCAGACGCGTTAGCGGTGTGTTAGTGGTCACAGACGGAGCCTGTTCTCTAATCATCCTCTCTGTCACATGGACGTTTCccagaaacactcacacactggtCCCTTCATGACGACGGTGccgtggccccgcccacctcgcCGCTGAGGTCAGAGGGAAGGTGAAGTCGTCTCCTGTGTTGATCAATGAGCTGATCGACAGACGATCGATGAGTCGATGATCAACACAtggtttttaaatatattattgaCCTCTTGACTTGAAGTGAAATTCTCTTCtcttattatatattacataacTGCACATTACCATATATTACATGACATACATATagattatattacattatattgcatcactatatatatattactatgCATTCCATTACTATATACaacattactgtacattactatatatatcacattactgtacatcactATATATGATATGACTGTACATTACTATATATATCACATTACTGTAAATTACTATATATTTCATTAATGTACATAACTATATATCACATCAATGTACATTACTATATAtcacattactgtacattactATATATGATATGACTGTACATTACTATATATTACATTACTGTAAATTACTATATATTTCATTAATGTACATTACTATATATTCCATTACTGTACAtaactatatacagtataacattactgtacattactATATATATCACATTAATGTACATTACTATATAGtacattactgtacattactatatatcacatgaatgtacaTGACTATATGTTACAATAATGTACATTACTATATATAACTTTACATACCTCTTGatctggaccatcagaaccatcagggacatctggaccatcagaaccatctgatccatctgatccatcaggaccatcagaaccatcttAACCATCAGGACCATCTGATccatcaggaccatcagaaccatcttAACCATCAGGACCATCTGATCCATCTGGACCATCAGAACTATCTGCACCATCTGATCCATCAGGcccatcagaaccatctgatccatctgGACTATCATCACCATCTGAACCATCAGAACCGtctggaccatcagaaccacctgcaccatctgatccatcagaaccatctgatccatcagGACCATCTGCACCATCTGATCCATCAgcaccatcagaaccatctgcACCATCTGTtccatcagaaccatctgatccatctgGACCATCTGATCCATCTGAACCATCAGAACCGTCTGGTCCAcctggaccatcagaaccatctgcACCATCTGTtccatcagaaccatctgatccatctgGACCATCATaaccatctgatccatctgaaccatcagaaccatcagaaccgtCTGGTCCAcctggaccatcagaaccatctgcACCATCTGTtccatcagaaccatctgatccatctTGACCATCTGATCCATCTGAACCATCAGAACCGTCTGGTCCAcctggaccatcagaaccatctgcACCATCTGTTCCATCAGATCCATCTGATCCATCTGGACCATCATaaccatctgatccatctgAACCATCAGAACCGTCTGGTCCAcctggaccatcagaaccatctgcATCATCTGTtccatcagaaccatctgatCCACTGGACCATCATaaccatctgatccatctgAACCATCAGAACCGTCTGGTCCATCAGAACCATCTGGTCCAcctggaccatcagaaccatctgcACCATCTGATCCATCAAAACCATCTGCACCATCTGTTCCATCAGAACCatctggaccatcagaaccatctggTCCACCTGGTCCATCTGGACCatctggaccatcagaaccatctgatccatcaaAACCATCTGGACCATCTGATccatcaggaccatcagaaccatctgatccatctgGACCATCAGATCCATCAAAACCATCTGGACCATCTGATccatcaggaccatcagaaccatctgatccatctgaaccatctggaccatCTGATCCATCAGGACCATAAGAACCATTTGCACCATCTGATCCATCTGCACCATCTGATCCATCAGGACCATCATaaccatctgatccatctgAACCATCAGAACCGTCTGGTCCAcctggaccatcagaaccatctgcACCATCTGTTCCATCAGAACCatctggaccatcagaaccatctggtccacctggtccatctggaccatcagaaccatctgatccatcaaAACCATCTGGACCATCTGATccatcaggaccatcagaaccatctgatccatcaggaccatcagaaccatctgatccatctgaaccatctggaccatctgatccatcagaaccatctgcaccatctgatccatctgaaccatcagaaccatctgaACATGAATCCATGTATCAGAAAAAATGGGTCAGAACATGGACGTGTTTTATTGGAGCAGGTTATTTCAGATATGAGCAGGACACGACTCATAATGTGGTTAATGTGCTCATCAACACGCCTCATCCAGCTTCACCGTCACTGATCAATAACTGACCTGTGAGCTCACTGAGTAAATATGAAACCAGGTGAACAACTTAAAGAATCTGAAGATGAGACGGAAACTTTGTGTCGTTAtcaaacttcctgtttcctggaAGTGAAACATTTGGCGTCTGTGTCTCTTCCTCAGAAGTGACCTCACTCGGTCGCAGCCAATCGATTGGTCGcccacagagaaacaaacagcagatgaTTGATTCACTTTTCATGTTAAAAGTTAAATAAGATGCTTCTGCTCGTCAGCTGTGACGTCATGCGCTGCTCCGTCCAATCACGTCGCAGAGCTCAACCTCAAAACCTGTCGCCGCCCTACAGCAGCAGGTCATAAAGTTTCAGtcgcttcctcttcttcctcctcctcatcatccgtTCAACTGCGTCTGATGTGGTAAGACCTCTCACTCTGTCACgttatttcata
The sequence above is a segment of the Scophthalmus maximus strain ysfricsl-2021 chromosome 10, ASM2237912v1, whole genome shotgun sequence genome. Coding sequences within it:
- the LOC118284949 gene encoding uncharacterized protein LOC118284949, whose product is MVLMEQMMQMVLMVQVDQTVLMVQMDQMVMMVQMDQMDLMEQMVQMVLMVQVDQTVLMVQMDQMVKMDQMVLMEQMVQMVLMVQVDQTVLMVLMVQMDQMVMMVQMDQMVLMEQMVQMVLMVQVDQTVLMVQMDQMVQMDQMVLMEQMVQMVLMVLMDQMVQMVLMDQMVLMDQMVQVVLMVQTVLMVQMVMIVQMDQMVLMGLMDQMVQIVLMVQMDQMVLMVKMVLMVLMDQMVLMVKMVLMVLMDQMDQMVLMVQMSLMVLMVQIKSSLINTGDDFTFPLTSAARWAGPRHRRHEGTSVVSHTDARPQTSCDITTDAPGCGRLLVMMSADRWARVTVAVETQSVTSLWRLVRTPGLCSVGGVSYRGQDEAVIDFYMNNQILTEKMIEISAWRPPN
- the LOC118285206 gene encoding uncharacterized protein LOC118285206, which translates into the protein MVHTLPPAGSALQQNVQLVLMVQEVLIVLMVLMDQMVLMDQMVQIVQMVLMVQMVQTVLMDQMALMALMVLMVQMILMVQMVQTVLMDQMVLMALMVLMVQMILMVQMVQTVLMDQMVLMALMVLMVQMSLMDLMVQTVLMVLMALMVLMVQMSLMDLMVETVLMDQMVLMVQTVLIDQMVLLALMVLMVQMSLLDLMVQTVLMVLMDQMVLMVLMVLMVLMVQMSLMDLMVQMSLMDLMVQMVLMVLMVLMVQMSLMNLMVQTVLMVLMDQVVLMVLMVLMAQMSLMDLMVQTVLMVLMDLMVLMVLMVQMSLMDLMLQMVQTVLMVLMDLMVQMNLMVQTDQMILMVQTVLMVQTVLMVLMDQVVLMVLMVLMAQMSLMDLMVQTVLMVLMDLMVLMVLMVQMSLMDLMLQMVQTVLMVLMDLMVQMNLMVQTDQMILMVQTVLMVQMDQMVLMVQRVLMIQRVQMVLMVQMVLLVQRVQMVLMVQMVQMRETCTSR